The Dermacentor albipictus isolate Rhodes 1998 colony unplaced genomic scaffold, USDA_Dalb.pri_finalv2 scaffold_11, whole genome shotgun sequence genome segment GCAACAATTTCTATATCTCTTATGCCATGTTGGCACTTAATTGTAAATACATTTAAGGCTTTTATATTCCTTGTGtaacagtggcacatactcattcTGGAAAATTAGCCAATAATACGCACACACTGAATggctaaataataaaaaataatgtacCTGAAGGAAGCCATTAAATACAATGCGCTTTTTCATTAAAAAATTGGTGTCCTTTAGATATGCCTACAGGCCTACATTACGGGCTAATGTGTTATGTATGAAATAATGTTTTATTACACTGAACAGTCATCCACTTCCTCGCACACCTTGTTGGTTAACATACAGTATATATAATCCTGTAAGCTGGTGCTACCATTCAGAGCAAATATAAGCTTCACATATGCATCCACGAATATGTCAGGCAAGAAGCCATAGATTCATGCCAAACtgcaggaagaggcaaagaatggtTTAGTTCAAAATTTTCTGCTGATGAAATGTAGTGGGGTGTTTCTGCTAGTGCAGAGTCTCTTATAAAGCTCACCACTGATCTGGCTGCTACGTGGACCACAACAGCAGCACACAACAGGTTCAGGCCATCCCATGCATCCATAGAATCGCCAATCACCTCGGCTGGTACAGAGATGGCACTGCTGCTGGCGTCTTCAGCATCAAATTCTGCTACCTCTGCCGCACAAGGCGCTGCAGTAGCCGAAGCCGCAGATCTGTGCATCCATCTGCAAACGCACGGAAAGCTCAAGTGTGACAACCTCTCTATGTAATTCGGCCAGTAACCATGTCTGCTATAAAATGCGATACCACACCACAGGCCATATTTTATTTATGATGAAGGCACGCAAGATGCAATATCGAAAGAAAGGCTTATGTGTTGACGGTTGTCGAAGGAAAATGAAGTATATTTGATATCCCTAGCAAAAGTGATATCGTAACAACAAATAAGGATGAGTGAATAACAGCAATTCAACAACATGAAAAAATTTATACGCCTCAGCATCGCAAGTGAAATTCAGCTGAAGTTGCGGCTACAAGAGaactccaccccccacccccttctgTTGTGGCTGCTTTTTGTCCCATGCAGCCCAGTGCCCCAATTCGTTGCATGAATATATTTTGCATTACTGCAAATATAAACCTTCAGTTGAAATTCAGTGTTGTGTTGACTGGTCACTCTTACTCATGCTAAttctttagcttttctttttttttgcattatgtatCCACTAGCCCAACACCAAACCCTCCTGAAGCGACAAAAGTAAGCGCGTGTACAAGGGGCCGTCCGATGCGTATCATATATAATTATTTACCGCGGCACGAGTAAAGCAGGTACCTCCTGAACCTGCAAATCTGTGCAGCAGGAGCCGTGGACCACTTCTTGTAGACAGGTGGGAATATTGTTGGCAGGTAACCCGGATGATTCTCCATGTTGCTTTTTTCTTCGTTGACGAAGTGCCTCGAACAAATTCTCGTATTGTTATTCGGGCTCCAATGTGAGGGGTCATCACCGCTGAAACATATGACAGAGAGCTATCAGCTGACACTAAGTAACGCGAAGACTGAACAAATGTGTGCTAGCGTGCgcgagagaaatgctaatttgCGAACACTCGACGTGCGGTGCAGTGCACTCCAGCCTTAGTTCTGTTCTACGCGTGAGAAAACATCGGCATGATTGAGTCCGGTTCCAGCACTCGCGTCTTGATCCCGGCGCAGACACGAGCTGCAAGTTGGCTTATGAATGCACAACAAAAGCACACTGCGTACAAAGTCCCCgtacggagcgcttacgaagctagatttgacaagTAACAACCACTACACGTTTGTTTTGGAGCGAGACGTGCTAAACGACTAACAGCAGGAATCAGTTGACGCGCCTTTATGCAGTTGTCACTTTACTTGGCCGTTTACGCCTTCGTTCGTTTAACGGAAATTCGCAAGAGCGACACTTACTTGACGCGCCGAACCGCGACGATCCATTTCAGCCGCCGGTTTGCTTCCAACGgtcttgaagggaagcggtaaaATTTGATGGCGTCATCCCCTTCGCAGTTGTGGCAATCCTTGatgcagcagtatctgcgcttgttcttcttcttcacacGTCTCACGGAGGAGCTGCCGGAAGGCAGCGGTAAACCCATTGTGAAATTGGAAAACGAGGCTGTGTGGCGTGCTTGAGCGCAGTACGAACAAATGTGCCGCGGCGGCGAAGGCCTACCCACGGGTActcaccgccgctgctaggtggcgcgacgTGTACAGCCAAACTGCATTGCAGGTTGGAGACGCGGACCATTACCGACCGGCGTGCACTGCTTCTGACGACCGAACATGCcagagaaactatcatctccgcATTTGCAACGAGTTGCTCTTCAATGCCTACCTACAGCTGCGCGAACTACCAGGAACCCACGGTTTGCTCACCATCGCGAGCCTTAACGAATGCGAGCCAATGATGACGTGCCCAACAGACTTCGAATCGCACAAGACAATTGTGTTTCTTCGATGGTTACTCAGGACTCACGTCTGCGTCGTAGGCTTTGACCTTGACTTCCTTGCCATAGAAAGACATGACCCGACCTTCTGCGAAATCCTGCCTCAACAGTCCGCGCTGAACAGGATAAAGCTACAGTTCATTGGACCCACCTCAGACACATTACGCAGCCTCCCTACCTTGCTTGACGAGTCTGAGAGAACTCGAATGTCGCATCTCGTGGAGGCGCACGGACGCGCTGGTTGCCTCACTCGCGACACTTCTGCCAACGAGTTGCCTGACTTCGCTAACGCTGGAAGAGGTCTTTCTCGACGGCGAGCCCGCGAAGAGATTCTTCAAGGCACTCGCTGCGAACTCGAGCCTCAAATTTCTCGACCTGAGTTACTACAACGCCGAAGCAAACGAGACGGGCGTGACTGCGGAGAACGCGAAGACCACCACATTGCGGGAGAGTTGGTCAATTCCTGACGCGACTTTCAACACAATGCTTCTCGGGAGGTCATCCTAGCCAACAGGAGGCTTTCGATGCTTAGCATTGATTCTATTCTCCACAATGAAAGATGCGTGGAGTACCTGTCACAGAATGCGACGCCCTCACGAAGCTGACCATTGACGCGAAGTGGCTATGGAGTGTCACGATACCAGAATCCACTTTCGAACGCTGTGTGAAGGCGCTGGTAGAGAACAAGACGTTGGAAGAGCTCGCCCTTCCTTACGGCTTGTGGAGTCCGCGGAAGTGGATCGCATTAATCGCGTTTCTGCCACAAAACAAATGTCTAAAGAACCTACACGTCTCGGGAAACGATACTGTTTTGTGTAAGAGTCCAGCACGTCCTTGAAGCACTAGAGCAAAGCGAGTCGTCAAAAGTTTCTTTCGGAGCTAATGTACACGGTTACAGACTAGACCTCATGAAATTCGGGGCATTTTCAAACATGGAGCTTCAGTGCCCCGACAACGTGACACTGGCCGCTTTAGAACGCCTGCCTACGTTGCCTCACTTCACTTCACTGTCGCTCGAAATCTCCGAAAGTAATTTGATTTTGTTCACCTCTCTCGCCAAGTACATCCGGGAAACGACCGTACTACGAGAACTAATCCTGGTTGTCAGCAAAGACGAGGTCCTTACGAATGCACCAACCCCGTGCTGGATAATGCTGTGTGATGCCATCCCGCCTAACGCGAGCATTGGAACACTCACGGTTGCCACTGGCAGCAACAAGTACGAGGAGTGCCTGGCTGACACAATCAGCCGCAGCAGGAACATCATGCGAGTGACACTGGTACTGGGCAATTTTCTCCAGCATCCTACGGACTTCGTCTAGCGACTGTCGAGGAATATTGAAGACAACCACACTCTCCTCGAAATCATTCTGCTCATTGATGAGCTCGACGCCGAAGGAATGAGATGCTGGCTCTCGGTCTCGCAAGCGACCCGAAGGAACGCTGGCCTAATGGCTCgagcgagcggtgtgttttcctTTCCTGCACTGCTCATCTCGACTGGTAGGTGTATCTGAATTTTTTGAATGATAAGGTAAAGAGGTATCTCCTGTGAATTGAACACACCGTGAGGTAGTGTTTTGAATATTACAAAAATTAGAAGCACCGGGAGCCAGATCTAGTCATCTGAGCTCTGTTCTAACCTAACCTAATCGAACCTAACCTAGATATTTGCTGTAAGTGTATTCCCCCCTTATTAAATGCCATCGCAAGTTCCTATCAATATTTTGCCATACTGCAAATCTTATGTGAGATCATAAAAAGGATACGCGCCCAACGACAACGTACGAAGTCAttaaaaatgctaaacaagacGTTTGCAATAGGCAACTGACTATGTGTAACATAACGAAACGTAGGCAACTTTGACCCTATACCCTGGAGTAACTGCAGTTTGAAAAGACAGTCATTACAAAAGTGCTTACCCTAACTCACGGTGTAAGGAATATTATGAGAGGTGAGCGAACAGCGGCTTTTCGGCGTGCTGAGCGCACGTTGGCGACTCGCGTGTGCTTCGGCCATCCCCAGAGTGCGGCGCTATAGGTTCGGGGGCCGCCAGCTCGTTCTAAAGGGCGAAGCAcgggggcgctattctggacacgcatggcggctgcacagccgccattatctgccatgtttactctcttattggctgtggcgagctcacgtgccttgaaatttttgccgggaaacggaagttttgcgaaatgtcattttgtgttttcatcaagatgacgaaacgtgacgtggagctgcaaatgttatggactaatacattttttttggtccttggcagatatattgtgatgttagtgcttcaaaaagaatgtgagcggtggcgtgcagaagccagtgcaatgcatctgcgattgcgcgaatatgtggtggcgattcaagatatgcgccatgccagcttgctgattggctgaaggaatatctcgtgaggagcgtcacaggaagggctgtttcgtaatcgtcattttgacgatgcgtgacgttgcactgggccgccattggtgaaattttccgccataatttttgctgcgacgagccgcgcgaattatgctaattagcagccatatgcaatggcagccgagaggaatgcgtatcgccacattttccccatcgtttggagccacgaaaatcttttgttcataacgcgtgctcatagtatttgcatcgctctcgggtggtgttggcatttgtgtttggggcaatcatttttttaaagaacgtgtttatacaaaataatattggttgaacatagcaaactttcagcaatgttgtccacttttcactgctgcatttgtattgtaatcgagattaatgccttttcgcacaatcagacgttatgacaacggcctctttctaatttataaaaagaaatgtacgcaaggcggcgccttgaagtttcctcccgcggtgcgagtaaccagcgaaatgaacaagagatggcagcgccggcgcttgcgtcgcgctagtggttatctctggcgcccgcaacgctatcggtgatattcggccgtttctcagccagccgagtcgggctgagtcacttacgtttcacgaaatagcgataacgtggcctagaacgtgcgcgcatcaccactggtaggtcgcgtatgttgtctcaagcaagaaaacaagtgcgttggcgccaacatgcgatgactcattgcatttcccggggacacgcatcctagctattgaagcagacgacggcttgtacgcagcagacgacggaagcgcgatgcgttttcgacggaacaatcataagcttcgagatagctgctttatttttactgcggaggaaaactgttttgctttaccgataacgctacattcagtgtcttcatttcagtttcttaggcgaaacgtcaagttggcgtcacgttacgtaagcaaaactgggccaccagcgccattttgtttgcgtcgcgcctacgtcacgcaccgaagaaaatggcggaatatccagaatagcgccccggatgaaggaaactaaggagaggctctgacgtcactctttgtgaagcaaaagtgaagccggaagttggcgttgctcatggcgatgctccgccttttgtgccaccctcctctcttgtttacatcttttgcgaaaccacgccgcgctgcgcgtggtttcgcgcgcggagcgcgtgcgctcgcgcaacatccggcagagcacggtgcaggtaacacagcgccaacgttcttagacatacttcagtttcgcagctccctatgcgagcccattggccgacgtggccgaaacgggtatcactgtcactgtgttttcttcctatgtccccgtcttttttgcggtcaatatgatttgcagtaaataccaactaggccaaactgatgTTCTACTGAagggtgtcactgaaactaccggcgctgcagtcgcgtctttcgtcatgcgccgcgcgtcgtctgctcctgctgcgacgcgtcgtttgcaccaacaggcctgtaggcgcttatccgtcggtaaatgtagtttagatacgcagtctgagttttgtgacaaacctgccgcgcgtaagtaacggggacttcacggtgtctgtgcactatcggcgctgcagtgacatatctctcacgcagcgcgcatcgtctactcctgcgatgtcatctctgtggtgggtcgttttccccgactggcctgtgccgtttgctctttgacgactgtgttttggctgcctgaactatattttatgccaaggacctttgaatgacatgtatagctagtctttagaagctgcaactacaccgcaaatgagaggtTGTGCACTGCGATTCCActtttcaaccaactttttccctataaaagcgccacggtgctcccttcagcgggggcttttttttttgctgcttattcttaagatgtgtattcattaaagacggcgagcgcctgtgcagacgtagggacattaacgcatcacgcctagcagtcgcttgagacaacgctgtggtgaattgatccacccccgtcaacgcttcttcgcctaataaatttaattgacacatgtattttttatagttgtccgcgaatattatgggacgtgcaaatgagttggaagtgatctgtgagcagtgaaaAGGACGAAGTTataaatactatgaacatatttatgtcaaagcttaattcattttctttttgacgaacaaaacaaacaacaaatacagtgacactttttatttactttgtgcacaaaaaaagtaattttgagctacttttgctcaaagcaattttgccctctttctggctgcttgcacctgctctgtcagcgagttatcgacgccaatcagcacagattatatatgaaataaactacgctagcttacctgtccatatttgtgcttgagcaaatggttgcgtacacacttcagggcatgtggcacatctcacaggaaataaaggtacgcgctcaggcaggcatgtatgtggaatcttgtgagaaggtgaggttacgctgccgctgatttccatctgctgccacaccgagcgattgttcccagctccgtcactgactacggcgatcaccatatatagcaccatgtttatgcaattgcattacatcttgcaacaccagctctgctaaaatactgccaggcgcagcacctttcgtggcaaagctaggtg includes the following:
- the LOC139051400 gene encoding uncharacterized protein isoform X1 gives rise to the protein MGLPLPSGSSSVRRVKKKNKRRYCCIKDCHNCEGDDAIKFYRFPSRPLEANRRLKWIVAVRRVNGDDPSHWSPNNNTRICSRHFVNEEKSNMENHPGYLPTIFPPVYKKWSTAPAAQICRFRRWMHRSAASATAAPCAAEVAEFDAEDASSSAISVPAEVIGDSMDAWDGLNLLCAAVVVHVAARSVVSFIRDSALAETPHYISSAENFELNHSLPLPAVWHESMASCLTYSWMHM
- the LOC139051400 gene encoding THAP domain-containing protein 6-like isoform X2 — protein: MGLPLPSGSSSVRRVKKKNKRRYCCIKDCHNCEGDDAIKFYRFPSRPLEANRRLKWIVAVRRVNGDDPSHWSPNNNTRICSRHFVNEEKSNMENHPGYLPTIFPPVYKKWSTAPAAQICRFRRYLLYSCRDGCTDLRLRLLQRLVRQR